A genomic window from Vicia villosa cultivar HV-30 ecotype Madison, WI unplaced genomic scaffold, Vvil1.0 ctg.002989F_1_1, whole genome shotgun sequence includes:
- the LOC131640184 gene encoding ankyrin repeat-containing protein BDA1-like, producing MSTTNFDKLKDAAEVGNIDLLYAVIQADSSILENIDSKQFVETPLHLAASRGHVQFAIEVMNLKPSFAWKLNPQGFSSIHVAMQNGQKRMVSRFVGMNKDLVRIKGREGLTPLHFASQIGEVDLLAEFMAVCPDSIEDVNVRGETALHIAVKNNNYEALYLLVYFLRENTKRGARRLEYKILNWKDEDDNTILHILVQRDLEPQALGLMLKTRINLKAKNSENKTALDMAANVDIRGILLRGGAISKSQMINNAPSYAQKLRSKTTIIENVLIWKRNIRSDISEEQRNTWLIVATLVATATYQSALSPPGGVYQVNASDGVSSPGNAGKSVLLRNEFFVYSLFNMLSFFVSTIAIFILTPNGIIGVLVSGPVGWFVLCYIFSMVRTSPTHANVIFVKIVSYSIMFVALPCWAIIVYYGLRRIMLKKLGRS from the exons ATGAGCACAACCAATTTTGATAAACTGAAAGATGCAGCTGAAGTTGGTAATATAGACCTCCTCTATGCAGTAATTCAAGCCGATTCATCCATTTTGGAGAATATAGACTCAAAACAGTTTGTGGAAACTCCTTTACATTTGGCCGCATCTAGGGGGCATGTCCAGTTTGCCATTGAGGTTATGAATTTGAAACCTTCATTTGCATGGAAGCTAAACCCACAAGGCTTCAGCTCCATTCATGTAGCAATGCAAAACGGCCAAAAGAGGATGGTGTCTCGATTTGTTGGCATGAATAAAGATCTTGTTAGAATTAAAGGAAGAGAAGGCTTAACTCCTCTTCATTTTGCAAGTCAAATAGGCGAGGTTGATCTTTTAGCCGAATTCATGGCTGTTTGTCCGGATTCCATTGAAGACGTGAATGTGAGGGGTGAAACTGCACTGCATATTGCTGTGAAAAACAATAACTACGAGGCTCTTTATCTTCTTGTTTACTTTCTTAGAGAAAATACCAAGAGAGGTGCAAGGAGGTTAGAATATAAAATACTAAATTGGAAGGATGAGGATGACAACACCATTTTGCACATTTTGGTGCAAAGGGATTTGGAGCCACAG GCACTTGGATTGATGTTAAAGACTAGAATAAATTTGAAGGCAAAGAATTCGGAGAACAAAACTGCATTAGATATGGCAGCCAATGTAGATATAAGGGGTATATTGTTGAGAGGTGGAGCAATATCGAAGTCACAAATGATCAACAATGCTCCCTCATATGCACAAAAACTAAGATCAAAGACGACGATTATTGAAAACGTGTTAATTTGGAAACGTAACATTAGAAGTGATATATCAGAGGAGCAGCGTAATACTTGGTTGATAGTTGCAACTCTTGTTGCAACTGCCACATATCAATCAGCATTAAGTCCCCCTGGTGGAGTTTATCAGGTTAATGCCAGTGATGGAGTTTCTAGTCCAGGAAATGCTGGGAAATCAGTTTTGTTAAGAAATGAATTCTTTGTGTATTCATTGTTTAATATGCTTTCCTTTTTTGTATCAACTATAGCAATATTTATTCTGACCCCAAATGGGATAATTGGCGTTCTAGTGTCAGGTCCAGTGGGTTGGTTTGTCCTTTGCTATATATTTTCTATGGTGAGAACATCTCCTACTCATGCTAATGTCATTTTTGTTAAGATCGTTTCCTATTCAATTATGTTTGTCGCATTGCCTTGTTGGGCTATCATAGTGTACTATGGACTTCGACGGATAATGCTAAAGAAGCTGGGTAGATCATAA